From the Pseudomonadales bacterium genome, one window contains:
- a CDS encoding amidase translates to MTVSRRTVLRAAATGAAALAATRVSADGAHPVADPITEMSAIELRDAIRAGKVSCREVMTAFLARIDAVNPAFNAIVSLESPEELLALAEKADAALRRGEEVGPLHGLPMAPKDAVQVAGMRTTLGSVLFKNNIPKDDGLLAARLRAAGAIFVGRTNMPEFGLGSQTYNSLFGTTRNAWNRKLTAGGSSGGAATALAQRLLPVADGSDMMGSLRNPAGWNNIYSLRPSFGRVPYWPSSEVFFSQLATEGPMGRTVADVALLLSVMAGPDDRVPLSINEAPVDFTVKLAREFKGTQIGFLGDFNGYLPMEAGVIGLCENALQHFRNIGCIVEEATTDFDMPALWRSWLAMRSHAISSGFARMYQQPQMRDKIKPEAIWEIETGLALSGLDVAQAATTRSAWYQAVRALLEQFDFLVLPTAQVFPFAASVHWPKEIAGHAMDTYHRWMEVAGIGTLSALPIGVVPAGFDSANRAMGLQILGKYGGDLEILQLAHAYDQASGFSRLIAP, encoded by the coding sequence ATGACAGTGAGCCGACGTACCGTGCTGAGGGCGGCAGCCACCGGTGCCGCAGCATTGGCGGCGACCCGGGTATCAGCCGATGGAGCCCATCCTGTTGCAGACCCCATTACAGAGATGTCTGCCATCGAACTGCGGGACGCCATCCGAGCGGGGAAAGTGTCCTGCCGGGAGGTGATGACGGCATTTCTCGCGCGAATCGACGCGGTGAACCCGGCGTTCAACGCCATTGTTTCGCTCGAGTCCCCGGAGGAGCTGCTTGCTCTGGCAGAGAAGGCCGACGCAGCGCTTCGGCGCGGGGAGGAGGTTGGCCCCCTGCACGGGCTGCCGATGGCGCCAAAGGACGCCGTACAGGTTGCCGGCATGCGCACGACACTCGGGTCGGTTCTGTTCAAGAACAACATACCGAAGGACGACGGCTTGCTTGCCGCACGTCTGCGGGCTGCGGGGGCGATATTTGTCGGGCGAACAAACATGCCTGAGTTTGGACTGGGTTCGCAAACCTACAACAGCCTGTTTGGTACGACTCGCAATGCCTGGAACCGCAAGCTCACGGCGGGAGGCAGCAGCGGAGGGGCCGCAACTGCCCTGGCGCAGAGGTTGTTACCCGTCGCAGATGGCAGCGACATGATGGGGTCGCTACGCAACCCGGCAGGCTGGAACAATATCTATTCGTTGCGTCCGTCGTTTGGCAGGGTGCCCTACTGGCCGTCGAGCGAGGTCTTTTTCTCGCAGCTGGCGACAGAGGGGCCCATGGGGCGAACCGTTGCGGATGTTGCGCTGCTGTTGTCCGTGATGGCAGGCCCGGATGATCGCGTTCCCCTCTCAATCAACGAAGCGCCCGTGGATTTCACGGTAAAGCTCGCACGCGAGTTCAAGGGGACCCAGATAGGGTTTCTCGGTGACTTCAACGGCTACCTGCCGATGGAGGCAGGCGTCATCGGCCTCTGCGAAAACGCTCTGCAGCATTTCCGGAATATCGGCTGCATCGTTGAGGAGGCAACGACGGATTTTGACATGCCGGCCCTGTGGCGGAGTTGGTTGGCAATGCGCAGCCATGCCATCTCTTCCGGGTTTGCGCGCATGTATCAGCAGCCGCAGATGCGGGACAAGATAAAGCCGGAAGCCATCTGGGAAATCGAAACCGGACTCGCCCTGAGCGGCCTCGATGTGGCGCAGGCAGCAACGACTCGCAGCGCCTGGTACCAGGCGGTCCGGGCCTTGCTCGAGCAGTTCGATTTCCTCGTCTTGCCCACGGCCCAGGTCTTTCCGTTTGCGGCCAGCGTGCATTGGCCGAAAGAGATTGCCGGCCATGCGATGGATACATACCACCGGTGGATGGAGGTGGCCGGCATCGGGACGCTTTCCGCGCTGCCGATCGGGGTTGTCCCCGCCGGGTTTGACTCGGCCAACCGTGCCATGGGGCTGCAGATTCTCGGGAAATATGGTGGCGACCTGGAGATCCTGCAGCTTGCTCATGCCTATGACCAGGCGAGTGGCTTCAGCAGGCTGATCGCACCCTAG
- a CDS encoding SIMPL domain-containing protein encodes MRNLVGTAALAVALAVCGWFVGHGFERGHNPRHVTVKGVSEREVKADLALWPLRFVQAGDELAQVQAAIQKDDTTVSAFLARHGLDDRQVAFRDLEVTDRAAQSWASDNYPSRYIISRTVMVRTAAVDTVYQAAQATGELVDAGVVLDTQNNNTPTYLYNGLNELKPAMIAEATRSAREAADQFARDSGARLGGIVTANQGVFQILARDKAPMLQEERQIAKTVRVVATIDYALED; translated from the coding sequence ATGAGGAACCTTGTCGGCACCGCAGCGCTTGCGGTGGCGCTGGCCGTCTGCGGCTGGTTCGTCGGTCACGGTTTCGAGCGTGGACACAACCCGCGCCACGTCACCGTGAAAGGCGTCTCCGAGCGCGAGGTGAAAGCCGATCTCGCGCTGTGGCCGTTGCGCTTCGTGCAGGCCGGTGACGAACTCGCCCAGGTGCAGGCCGCGATCCAGAAGGACGACACCACCGTCAGCGCCTTCCTCGCGCGCCATGGGCTCGACGACAGACAGGTGGCATTCCGTGATCTCGAAGTCACCGATCGCGCCGCGCAATCCTGGGCCTCCGACAACTACCCCTCGCGCTACATCATCTCGCGCACGGTGATGGTGCGCACCGCCGCAGTGGATACGGTATACCAGGCGGCGCAAGCCACCGGTGAGCTGGTCGATGCCGGCGTGGTGCTGGACACGCAGAACAACAACACTCCCACGTATCTGTACAACGGCCTGAACGAGCTGAAGCCGGCGATGATTGCCGAAGCGACCCGCAGCGCACGCGAGGCAGCGGATCAGTTCGCGCGCGATTCCGGCGCCCGCCTCGGCGGCATCGTCACCGCCAACCAGGGCGTGTTCCAGATCCTTGCGCGCGACAAGGCGCCGATGCTGCAGGAAGAGCGTCAGATCGCCAAGACCGTGCGCGTGGTCGCGACGATCGACTACGCGCTCGAGGATTGA
- a CDS encoding TonB-dependent receptor, translated as MSDVSSVLAPKKAERKAWRLGSRPALSTGGGAWATVISVLTLTLLFMAAAHGEEAEFDFDIPPSTADKALVLFAKQANIQLLFSYEDVSTVQLKALSGRYSVTSGLEALIADACIQVAINANAISGVEPLKLKRRFWFMKKKSCTSRKLRPLAYASTLVAGVAVNGAFAQDANQPGPSPSPLLSDRLEEIVVTARRRDERLQDVPMAIKAITDSDLQSFNLFNGSDLAAITPGLTFKPRPGMGDPTVALRGAAKPDSSTALPTVQTYLNEVPVTPTLMYQAAYDIQQIEVLRGPQGTLRGEPASSGAITVTTKRPDPSATEGRVSLNASTRSRRRAEAALNLPIIENKFALRFAGITDHGDGAGVKSITTSKKSHDHTDSWRVASYAQPLDNIKINLMYQHFSADRDEFPWIAGPGYSGPGMPANFNGPAIATRDRRSVSHTPHIRAQWFKHWIGDFSWDINDDYRLIYVGSYGKTKADDYGASYTDGESSNLWIAPEKMRRITTTAEVVTQELRLQASYRDSLDYGLGAYYRREKAFTATMLPAAFLPGAFGVRPNLGLDQFDPYYRYSTKADIPIEREEKAIYGNATVHLTDKTDVFLGIRYMEYDVLIRQSGSVINGVVATGVPDSMCSYVPSAGGGPAFPSTHRPGQCDLPLPDFPISMGPDFDKTYHPLVYQASLTHHINDDVTTYVSYGHSWRPGANNPAIQSNDPRVTKYANLDPEESNNVEFGVKTVLLDGQLALNLSLFHQKFDNFIYQVPFISYVNDTALPLSVASNANGMQANADGKIYGLDFDFTYKSSRNFSVGGSLSYARSRLAGAVLPCNDANFDGVADNGAPTLDGFAAAGVPIALCTTKGSFSRNADWYASVQAEKDWNVSDDLDAYFRALVTYTPKNQFASPGFEADAYTITNLYAGLRDPGTQWDIGIYINNVFDQKTILTKQADIAVPSLVQSQLGLGPSTGYSLTSATERREAGLTVRYGF; from the coding sequence ATGTCTGATGTGTCATCAGTATTGGCGCCAAAAAAAGCCGAACGCAAAGCATGGCGCCTTGGCAGTCGCCCCGCCTTGTCAACAGGCGGCGGGGCGTGGGCCACAGTCATTTCGGTGTTGACCCTGACGTTGCTGTTCATGGCGGCGGCTCATGGTGAGGAGGCTGAATTTGATTTCGATATCCCTCCGTCGACCGCAGACAAGGCGCTGGTGCTCTTTGCGAAACAGGCGAACATCCAGCTGTTGTTTTCGTATGAAGATGTGTCGACAGTGCAACTGAAGGCGCTGTCGGGTAGGTATAGTGTCACAAGCGGGCTCGAAGCCTTGATTGCCGACGCATGCATCCAGGTTGCGATAAATGCCAACGCGATATCAGGTGTAGAGCCATTGAAGCTAAAACGGAGATTCTGGTTCATGAAAAAGAAGAGCTGCACGTCGCGCAAACTCCGGCCTCTCGCTTATGCGTCAACACTTGTTGCAGGCGTGGCTGTGAACGGCGCATTCGCGCAGGACGCGAATCAGCCTGGCCCATCTCCGTCACCCTTGCTTTCCGATCGCCTAGAGGAAATCGTGGTCACCGCCCGACGAAGAGATGAGCGTTTGCAGGATGTGCCCATGGCGATCAAAGCCATTACGGATTCCGATCTCCAAAGCTTTAATCTATTCAATGGTTCGGATCTGGCGGCGATCACCCCTGGTCTGACCTTCAAGCCACGTCCCGGTATGGGTGATCCCACCGTCGCATTGCGTGGTGCGGCAAAACCGGATAGCAGTACGGCGCTACCGACGGTGCAGACCTATCTTAACGAGGTTCCGGTCACCCCGACCCTCATGTATCAGGCGGCCTATGACATCCAACAAATAGAGGTCTTGCGCGGACCACAAGGAACTCTTCGGGGCGAGCCCGCTTCATCGGGTGCAATCACGGTGACCACAAAGCGTCCGGATCCCTCTGCAACCGAGGGACGCGTCAGTCTTAATGCATCGACACGCAGCAGGCGAAGGGCAGAGGCGGCCCTTAACCTTCCCATCATTGAAAACAAGTTCGCTCTGCGCTTCGCCGGCATCACCGATCATGGAGATGGAGCTGGCGTGAAAAGTATCACCACTTCAAAGAAATCTCATGATCACACGGATAGCTGGAGAGTTGCGAGCTACGCGCAGCCGCTGGACAATATCAAGATCAATCTGATGTATCAGCACTTTTCAGCGGATCGCGATGAATTTCCGTGGATTGCCGGGCCGGGATATAGTGGTCCTGGGATGCCGGCCAATTTCAACGGACCGGCAATTGCCACAAGAGATCGCCGATCGGTCAGTCATACACCGCACATAAGAGCGCAATGGTTTAAGCACTGGATTGGGGATTTTAGCTGGGATATAAACGATGACTACCGACTGATATACGTCGGGTCCTACGGAAAAACCAAGGCAGACGATTATGGCGCATCCTATACAGATGGGGAGTCGTCCAATCTCTGGATTGCGCCGGAAAAAATGCGGCGCATCACGACTACAGCAGAAGTAGTCACGCAGGAACTCAGGTTGCAAGCGTCATATCGCGATTCTCTGGATTACGGTCTTGGCGCCTATTACAGGCGTGAAAAGGCTTTTACAGCAACCATGCTTCCGGCAGCTTTTTTGCCTGGCGCCTTCGGAGTTCGCCCAAATCTGGGTTTGGACCAGTTCGATCCGTATTATCGGTATAGCACAAAGGCAGATATCCCGATCGAAAGGGAGGAAAAGGCGATATATGGAAATGCGACTGTTCATTTAACTGATAAAACAGATGTATTTCTTGGCATCCGCTATATGGAATACGACGTGTTGATCAGGCAGTCAGGATCCGTGATCAACGGAGTTGTCGCCACCGGTGTGCCCGATAGCATGTGCTCTTATGTGCCCAGCGCCGGTGGAGGTCCAGCATTTCCGTCAACGCATCGTCCAGGGCAGTGTGACCTGCCGCTTCCCGACTTTCCCATCTCAATGGGTCCCGACTTTGATAAGACATATCATCCGTTGGTGTATCAAGCGTCCCTTACGCACCATATTAATGATGACGTTACGACATACGTCAGCTATGGCCACAGCTGGCGACCGGGGGCTAATAATCCAGCCATTCAGTCCAATGATCCGCGAGTAACAAAATATGCGAATCTGGACCCGGAAGAATCGAATAACGTGGAATTTGGTGTGAAGACGGTGCTTCTTGATGGCCAACTTGCACTCAATCTCTCCTTGTTTCACCAGAAGTTTGATAATTTCATTTACCAGGTGCCGTTTATATCCTATGTCAACGATACGGCCCTCCCGTTGTCGGTTGCATCTAACGCGAATGGAATGCAAGCAAATGCCGACGGCAAGATTTATGGTCTGGATTTCGATTTTACATACAAGTCTTCGCGCAACTTCTCTGTCGGCGGCTCTCTCAGCTATGCGCGTAGCCGCCTGGCTGGCGCCGTTCTTCCTTGTAATGACGCGAATTTTGACGGCGTCGCTGATAACGGAGCACCCACCCTTGATGGATTTGCCGCGGCAGGTGTCCCGATCGCGCTATGCACCACAAAAGGCAGCTTTTCCCGTAATGCGGACTGGTACGCCTCGGTACAGGCGGAAAAAGATTGGAACGTTTCAGATGATCTGGATGCCTATTTTCGCGCCCTCGTGACATATACGCCAAAGAACCAATTTGCATCGCCGGGATTTGAGGCGGACGCCTATACGATCACCAATCTCTACGCCGGTTTGCGTGATCCCGGAACTCAGTGGGACATCGGAATCTACATAAATAATGTTTTTGATCAGAAAACGATACTAACAAAGCAGGCAGACATTGCCGTACCGTCTCTAGTTCAGTCGCAACTTGGACTGGGGCCTAGCACGGGATATTCCCTTACTTCCGCAACTGAAAGACGGGAGGCGGGTCTGACCGTTCGATATGGCTTTTGA
- a CDS encoding nuclear transport factor 2 family protein — MDKNNRAYQISLQSREYVRSHDRNAWLGMFAEDGIIEDPIGKSDLDPEGKGWNTAAAREAFWDRNIANSTIDIDIRESFTAAGNECANVVRLTIELDFDGKRYRQIVDGVFTYRVDTHGKLKALRGYWEYADGLATLQQIG, encoded by the coding sequence ATGGACAAGAACAATCGCGCCTACCAGATCTCGCTGCAGTCGCGCGAGTATGTACGCAGCCACGACAGGAACGCCTGGCTCGGCATGTTCGCCGAGGATGGCATCATCGAGGATCCGATCGGCAAGTCCGATCTGGATCCCGAGGGCAAGGGCTGGAACACAGCGGCCGCGCGCGAGGCGTTCTGGGACCGCAATATCGCCAACTCGACGATCGATATCGATATTCGTGAGTCGTTCACCGCGGCCGGCAACGAGTGCGCGAACGTGGTGCGCCTGACGATCGAACTGGATTTCGACGGCAAGCGTTACCGGCAGATCGTCGACGGTGTGTTCACGTACCGCGTCGACACACACGGCAAGCTGAAGGCGCTGCGCGGCTACTGGGAATACGCCGACGGCCTGGCGACGCTGCAGCAGATCGGTTGA
- a CDS encoding sulfotransferase, with protein sequence MTHTASTVDAMLAEARKRTGFDDFGDDDFLQPLGVLLRSIEDEAHLGTAGRRSLEERIVGLLANRLRVQHWLQRHPAIGAERLAAPLVIVGFPRTGTTMLQRLLASDPRSTALLWWESRNPAPFDGWSPALAASGMDARIVDARKQTAAMLEANPDLAAVHPFDAEAPDEDAMLLEHSVRSTAPAALAHVPTYLHWHNTHDNSAAYRYLKQMLQFIQWQKRLRGERIGRWVLKAPEHMAHVRHLFEQFPDATVIQPHRDPVDIYPSLASMIFQLRRLASNDATAAEAAEYVRASSKHRIARLMEARRELPATRFVDIWYRDAMSDPLGQVEPIYERAGIELTDDARQHMHDWLRANHREQRPTHEYRLDQFGFDADRIREELAEYLQTFVIPLSRGSIGTTHHDRRTP encoded by the coding sequence ATGACGCACACCGCATCGACCGTGGATGCCATGCTGGCCGAAGCAAGGAAGCGCACCGGGTTCGACGACTTCGGCGACGATGACTTCCTGCAGCCGCTCGGCGTGCTGCTGCGCTCGATCGAGGACGAGGCACACCTCGGCACGGCGGGTCGGCGCTCGCTCGAGGAGCGGATCGTCGGCCTGCTCGCCAACCGACTGCGCGTGCAGCACTGGTTGCAGCGTCATCCCGCGATAGGCGCAGAACGGCTCGCTGCGCCGCTGGTGATCGTCGGCTTCCCCCGGACCGGCACCACGATGCTGCAGCGGCTGCTGGCCAGTGACCCACGTTCGACCGCGTTGCTGTGGTGGGAGTCACGCAACCCCGCACCCTTCGACGGCTGGTCTCCGGCGCTCGCGGCCAGCGGTATGGACGCACGGATCGTCGACGCCAGGAAGCAGACCGCCGCGATGCTGGAGGCGAACCCGGATCTCGCAGCGGTTCACCCCTTCGACGCAGAAGCTCCGGACGAGGACGCGATGCTGCTCGAGCACAGCGTGCGCTCCACGGCGCCGGCAGCGCTGGCGCACGTGCCGACGTATCTGCACTGGCACAACACGCACGACAACAGCGCCGCGTATCGCTATCTGAAGCAGATGCTGCAGTTCATCCAGTGGCAGAAGCGCCTGCGCGGTGAGCGCATCGGGCGCTGGGTCCTGAAGGCGCCCGAGCACATGGCGCATGTCCGGCATCTGTTCGAGCAGTTTCCGGACGCGACCGTGATCCAGCCGCACCGCGACCCGGTCGATATCTATCCCTCGCTGGCGAGCATGATCTTCCAGTTGCGGCGCCTGGCGAGCAACGATGCAACCGCTGCCGAAGCCGCCGAGTACGTGCGCGCTTCATCGAAGCACCGCATCGCCCGGTTGATGGAAGCGCGGCGCGAGCTGCCGGCGACACGCTTCGTCGATATCTGGTACCGGGACGCGATGTCGGATCCGCTCGGCCAGGTCGAACCTATCTACGAGAGAGCGGGAATCGAGCTGACCGACGACGCGAGACAGCATATGCACGACTGGCTGCGCGCGAACCATCGCGAGCAGCGGCCGACGCACGAGTACCGCCTCGACCAGTTCGGTTTCGATGCGGACCGGATCCGCGAGGAACTGGCCGAATACCTGCAAACCTTCGTGATACCGCTCAGCCGCGGTAGTATCGGCACAACGCACCACGACCGGAGAACGCCATGA
- a CDS encoding DUF2249 domain-containing protein, which yields MACDHSDPSAIYPFDARGVAKRFRHAAIFGALDALTPGETMRFCNDHDPLPLLHQIDQRYGPHVDIQYRQRVPGEIVIDFMRK from the coding sequence ATGGCCTGCGATCATTCGGACCCTTCCGCAATCTACCCGTTCGACGCCCGCGGCGTCGCCAAGCGCTTCCGTCATGCCGCCATCTTCGGCGCGCTCGATGCGCTGACGCCGGGCGAGACGATGCGTTTCTGCAATGACCACGACCCGCTGCCGCTGCTGCACCAGATCGACCAGCGCTACGGGCCACACGTCGACATCCAGTACCGTCAGCGCGTTCCCGGCGAGATCGTGATCGATTTCATGCGCAAGTGA
- a CDS encoding sigma-70 family RNA polymerase sigma factor, with amino-acid sequence MFNNLEIGRLRGRLRRYLGRYLGRAEDAEDVAQESFVRVLEAAAKGEIRYPQAYLYRTARNLAFNLRARKFNQMEDSLEDSAALDVMDDSEVGPEARVMAQRHFELFCRVAASLPPQCRQVLVLRKVYGFSQQEVALRLDISVSTVEKHLAKALARCVQQLRAIQVDEVGYGAERSSKLK; translated from the coding sequence ATGTTCAATAATCTGGAAATCGGCAGATTGCGCGGGCGCCTTCGACGCTACCTCGGTCGCTATCTGGGTCGAGCGGAAGATGCCGAGGACGTCGCACAGGAGAGCTTCGTCCGCGTGCTCGAGGCAGCCGCCAAGGGCGAGATCCGCTACCCCCAGGCCTATCTCTATCGAACGGCCCGCAACCTCGCGTTCAACCTCAGGGCGCGCAAATTCAATCAGATGGAAGACTCACTGGAGGATTCGGCCGCCCTGGATGTCATGGATGATAGTGAAGTCGGACCCGAGGCGCGTGTGATGGCGCAACGGCACTTCGAGCTGTTCTGTCGCGTGGCGGCGTCCTTGCCGCCGCAATGCCGTCAGGTTCTGGTTCTGCGCAAGGTGTACGGGTTCTCGCAGCAGGAGGTGGCACTGCGCCTCGATATCAGCGTCAGCACGGTCGAAAAGCACTTGGCCAAAGCACTGGCGCGCTGTGTGCAACAACTGCGCGCGATTCAGGTTGATGAAGTCGGGTATGGTGCCGAGCGCAGCTCGAAGCTGAAGTGA
- a CDS encoding DUF1214 domain-containing protein — translation MDDNESRLVERLSTGRAWEEFCDGLKRAGSVVLGNALANTSLDRAEGYRYLSRLARLALEKFVESNDPRTPRFYQLSREDAKIGADNPDAYYQNACLSGEYEYRLRGKRNSVFYLGIGSYAGNFGSSAPSGRTGYIEGEELVVADDGSFEIILSTRPQHGNWLPMEPNTSSLIVRQFFLDKANEKAAELHLERIDGDARAQPLAPVDLAKALQDSTAFVKGTAELFAGWVRIFVERPNELNLLPIEKREAAHMDPNQPFFYHGYWSLAPDEALLVSATEPECRYWNFQLNNIWMESLDYRHHRITLNKHSVTKDPAGRFTIVVAHADPGVANWIDTAGHTHGTMGLRWNGVANPPRPDCRVVKLAEITGNRGRCDGE, via the coding sequence ATGGACGACAACGAATCCCGGCTGGTCGAAAGGCTGAGCACCGGACGCGCGTGGGAGGAATTCTGTGACGGGCTGAAGCGCGCGGGCAGCGTCGTCCTCGGCAACGCGCTCGCGAACACCTCACTCGACCGCGCCGAAGGCTACCGCTACCTGAGCCGGCTCGCGCGGCTTGCACTGGAGAAGTTCGTCGAGAGCAACGACCCGCGCACGCCGCGCTTCTACCAGTTGAGCCGGGAGGACGCGAAGATCGGCGCCGACAACCCCGACGCGTATTACCAGAACGCGTGCCTGAGCGGGGAGTACGAATACCGCCTGCGGGGCAAGCGCAATTCGGTGTTCTATCTCGGGATCGGCAGCTACGCCGGAAACTTCGGCAGCTCGGCTCCGTCGGGGCGAACCGGCTACATCGAGGGCGAGGAACTCGTCGTCGCGGACGATGGCAGTTTCGAGATCATCCTCAGCACCAGACCCCAGCACGGCAACTGGCTGCCGATGGAGCCGAACACCTCGTCGCTGATCGTTCGCCAGTTCTTCCTCGACAAGGCGAACGAGAAGGCAGCCGAGCTGCACCTGGAGCGCATCGATGGCGATGCACGGGCCCAGCCGCTGGCGCCTGTGGATCTCGCGAAGGCGCTGCAGGACAGTACGGCCTTCGTGAAGGGCACGGCCGAGCTGTTTGCCGGCTGGGTGCGCATCTTCGTCGAGCGCCCCAACGAGCTGAACCTGCTGCCGATCGAGAAGCGCGAGGCGGCGCACATGGATCCGAACCAGCCGTTCTTCTACCACGGCTACTGGTCGCTGGCACCCGACGAGGCGCTGCTGGTGTCCGCGACGGAACCCGAGTGCCGCTACTGGAACTTCCAGTTGAACAACATCTGGATGGAATCGCTCGATTATCGCCATCACCGGATCACGCTGAACAAACACAGCGTGACGAAGGATCCCGCCGGCCGGTTCACGATCGTGGTCGCCCACGCCGACCCCGGCGTCGCGAACTGGATCGACACCGCCGGACACACACACGGGACGATGGGCCTGCGCTGGAACGGGGTCGCCAACCCACCGCGTCCCGACTGTCGGGTCGTGAAGCTCGCCGAAATCACCGGCAACAGGGGGAGGTGCGACGGGGAATGA
- a CDS encoding FecR domain-containing protein — translation MTAMQNVIPIHRKRRIEEQAAAWVVRVDSDDLCDDEKARLQAWLAEDADHAAAFEYLAQTWKQVDCLALLAQVIPLQQNPSPEPPRKTWAPWQWAAPLGLVGVLLVAVLTVTKPDFLPWLAAHKVVESVYQTRTGEQSQVLLGDGSKLVLNTRSEVRVHIDARERSVYLNTGEVYFDVAPDPRVPFVVYAGKGVVRAVGTSFNVRIRDEDVEVAVAEGVVGVSVARPDSTKSNAQALRAGDFTRYAERIETRRRLSEAQLDRRVAWKGGKWAFDGQTLAEVVKDVGRYTNQRLEIVDPAIARIRIGGYFDIGDIEPFLEALDTGFGIKHRRIADDLIVLSLHESPDGTAH, via the coding sequence GTGACCGCGATGCAGAACGTCATTCCAATCCACAGGAAACGCCGGATCGAGGAGCAGGCCGCCGCGTGGGTGGTGCGCGTCGATAGCGACGATCTGTGCGATGACGAGAAGGCGCGTCTGCAAGCCTGGCTTGCAGAGGATGCAGACCATGCAGCCGCCTTCGAATATCTGGCCCAGACCTGGAAGCAGGTCGACTGCCTGGCATTGCTGGCACAAGTCATTCCGCTGCAGCAAAATCCGTCACCGGAGCCCCCACGCAAGACGTGGGCGCCATGGCAATGGGCCGCACCGCTGGGCCTTGTGGGCGTGTTGCTCGTCGCCGTCTTGACGGTCACCAAGCCGGATTTCCTGCCGTGGCTTGCGGCCCACAAGGTCGTTGAATCCGTGTATCAGACCCGTACTGGCGAACAGTCCCAGGTTCTGCTCGGCGACGGATCGAAACTTGTCCTCAACACGCGCAGCGAAGTGCGTGTGCATATCGATGCGCGCGAGCGATCGGTTTATCTGAACACGGGCGAGGTCTACTTCGACGTCGCGCCGGATCCACGTGTGCCCTTCGTGGTCTACGCCGGCAAGGGGGTGGTCCGCGCGGTTGGTACCAGCTTCAACGTGCGCATCCGGGATGAGGACGTGGAAGTGGCCGTGGCTGAAGGTGTGGTTGGTGTCAGCGTCGCCCGCCCCGACAGCACGAAATCGAATGCACAGGCCCTGCGTGCCGGCGATTTCACGCGTTATGCAGAACGCATCGAGACCCGGCGGCGCTTGTCGGAGGCCCAACTCGACCGCCGCGTCGCATGGAAGGGCGGCAAATGGGCCTTCGACGGGCAGACCCTGGCAGAGGTCGTGAAGGATGTGGGGCGCTACACCAATCAGCGTCTCGAAATCGTCGATCCCGCCATTGCCCGGATCCGGATCGGAGGGTACTTCGACATTGGCGACATCGAGCCATTCCTCGAGGCACTGGACACCGGCTTTGGCATCAAGCATCGCCGGATCGCAGACGATCTGATCGTGCTTTCTCTTCACGAGTCCCCGGACGGCACGGCTCACTGA